The following proteins are encoded in a genomic region of Sneathiella marina:
- a CDS encoding winged helix domain-containing protein has product MRSLRVTAKYMREGEEVIIVTRGQTAKSLLALVEAYPKGVTAQEVSSWALRFAAYCHDLIHKHGLSIRTDREQHEGGWHGRHVLETPVEITEVVRPERKEAA; this is encoded by the coding sequence ATGAGATCTTTAAGGGTTACTGCAAAGTACATGCGCGAGGGCGAAGAGGTAATTATCGTCACTCGTGGCCAGACCGCCAAGAGCTTGTTGGCATTGGTAGAGGCTTATCCAAAAGGTGTTACAGCTCAGGAGGTCAGCAGTTGGGCCCTTCGCTTCGCTGCTTATTGCCATGACCTCATCCATAAGCATGGCCTGAGCATTCGGACAGACCGTGAACAGCATGAAGGTGGCTGGCACGGACGGCATGTACTGGAAACGCCTGTTGAGATTACGGAAGTAGTCAGACCAGAGCGGAAGGAAGCCGCCTGA
- a CDS encoding helix-turn-helix transcriptional regulator: MVTQVHQLNEPPKIPQGSDNGDFWYGLIPEDEAANFVGQKVRTLQDKRQKGGGPKYVRISSRCIKYRRIDLKEWADGLLRKSTSDTGKNEAA; encoded by the coding sequence TTGGTCACGCAAGTACATCAACTTAATGAACCTCCCAAAATCCCGCAAGGAAGCGATAATGGCGATTTTTGGTATGGACTTATACCGGAGGACGAGGCCGCTAATTTTGTCGGCCAGAAAGTTCGAACACTTCAAGACAAGCGACAGAAGGGCGGCGGGCCAAAATACGTCCGTATATCTTCTCGCTGCATCAAATACCGCAGAATTGATTTGAAGGAATGGGCTGACGGCCTGCTTCGCAAATCAACGTCAGACACCGGCAAAAACGAGGCCGCGTGA